From the Cryptomeria japonica chromosome 2, Sugi_1.0, whole genome shotgun sequence genome, one window contains:
- the LOC131052336 gene encoding uncharacterized protein LOC131052336 — translation MQMDSLKPEEVNEILQKGSFSGSDQSLNLGKQNLSLKARNSDAGSHIDPISQYILEPHQSTDPLQKEKIKLTKQLQAQMEKCQKIAGDIEGSQTTVNIIKDTGTVGVQTLEFDTIKNKSAEQAEQQEMNPAALDLLKERNFQKECPLECSNLQEGNYVMQQQSESLENESYNYLIEKDNSRNQLAYKSDSMEEEMTLQQEVQAKPELVQDLKKQIEILQLALQESQCQNASLVRKQEKWSEERDRINKSSGASEAELAHTKKENQKLRKQISAKATELKNLQIMFSSLGKEKEVMTAELALKARILADMEEHLNDLKEQNKTLSNKLLSFAREQKSKTTQMQGTITLLQNRDKLLAEQLLKSTEACRTLKRKLKELQEHNSILKKDTANLNLAIQKQEKSIRIVDSERRALRNELSWGKEQLHILQEKCKYFKDKTESVTKQDPTKPNKQRSFIGEIALLEQMLVHFKEEITCLKAESSRRDKECQDLKEEVAKLQTELSYLYKENSLLKRGRTGNEIGKKLNGGNLQSENLVLKNKISSVDEQIINMGNACSQLSNTIKEVAHDKAKGTLFMNNCLQKLKQNNQFLGVEIQSMCKEYGGAKKRITSNDRQLSLLQDRSSKSEDQESLRETSIRSMKSTSDMQFCNQAEVSHSKDITIQISNKSCVSQNLEDGLSFIEQGKKVLGSQINSLANKVIQVYRSLNDLQMLRPNLSEDLLLGHETVRGLEMTVKELGIVSEDVQNERLISETYDQELCKQLMVSEQLLKEIEKQIFRLAYERNGHVIEVPKKAASIPEVESQEVSL, via the coding sequence ATGCAGATGGATTCTCTCAAACCAGAAGAAGTGAATGAGATCCTTCAAAAAGGGAGTTTTAGTGGATCAGATCAAAGCTTGAACTTGGGAAAACAAAATTTGAGTTTAAAAGCTAGAAACAGTGATGCAGGATCCCATATTGATCCAATCTCTCAGTATATATTGGAGCCTCATCAAAGTACTGATCCATTACAGAAAGAAAAGATTAAACTGACAAAACAATTACAGGCACAGATGGAAAAATGCCAAAAGATCGCAGGGGATATAGAAGGTTCCCAAACaacggtgaacataatcaaagatactGGAACAGTTGGTGTTCAAACACTTGAGTTCGATACAATAAAAAACAAATCAGCAGAGCAGGCAGAGCAGCAGGAGATGAATCCTGCTGCTTTGGACTTGCTAAAGGAGAGAAATTTTCAGAAAGAATGTCCTTTAGAATGTAGCAACTtgcaagaaggaaattatgtcatgCAGCAACAGTCAGAGAGCCTTGAAAACGAATCCTATAATTATTTGATTGAGAAAGACAACAGCAGAAATCAACTTGCTTACAAGTCTGATTCAATGGAAGAGGAAATGACCTTGCAGCAGGAAGTGCAAGCTAAGCCAGAGTTGGTTCAGGATCTAAAGAAACAAATCGAGATTCTTCAACTAGCACTTCAGGAGTCTCAGTGCCAGAACGCTAGCTTAGTAAGAAAACAGGAAAAATGGTCTGAAGAGCGTGATAGGATCAATAAAAGTTCAGGGGCTTCAGAGGCAGAACTTGCACATACCAAAAAAGAAAATCAGAAACTAAGAAAGCAAATTTCAGCCAAGGCCACTGAGCTTAAGAACCTTCAAATTATGTTTTCCAGTTTAGGAAAGGAGAAAGAAGTCATGACAGCAGAGTTGGCACTGAAAGCCAGGATATTGGCTGATATGGAAGAACATCTGAATGACCTGAAAGAGCAAAACAAGACACTGTCAAATAAGTTATTATCTTTTGCTAGAGAGCAAAAATCCAAAACCACACAGATGCAAGGAACAATCACTTTGCTCCAGAACCGCGACAAACTGTTGGCAGAACAATTACTAAAGTCAACAGAAGCTTGTCGCACCCTTAAAAGGAAACTGAAAGAGCTACAAGAACATAACAGCATACTCAAGAAGGATACAGCAAATCTAAATTTAGCTATTCAGAAACAGGAAAAGTCAATCCGTATTGTGGACTCAGAAAGGAGGGCTCTTAGGAATGAGCTCAGTTGGGGTAAAGAACAACTGCATATTCTGCAGGAAAAATGCAAGTACTTCAAAGACAAGACAGAGTCCGTCACAAAACAAGACCCAACAAAACCAAATAAGCAGAGAAGTTTCATTGGTGAAATTGCTTTACTTGAGCAAATGCTGGTACATTTTAAGGAGGAGATCACATGCTTAAAGGCAGAGAGTAGTAGAAGAGATAAAGAATGCCAAGATCTCAAGGAAGAAGTTGCAAAGTTGCAGACTGAGTTATCATATCTGTATAAAGAAAATAGTTTACTTAAAAGGGGAAGAACAGGTAATGAAATTGGGAAGAAACTCAATGGAGGCAACTTGCAAAGCGAAAATTTAGTACTGAAAAATAAGATTTCTTCTGTAGATGAGCAAATTATAAACATGGGCAATGCATGTTCACAACTGAGCAACACCATAAAAGAAGTGGCTCACGACAAAGCGAAGGGAACCCTGTTCATGAACAACTGTCTGCAAAAGCTTAAGCAAAACAATCAGTTTTTGGGAGTTGAGATTCAGAGCATGTGCAAGGAATATGGAGGTGCTAAAAAGAGGATTACTAGCAATGACAGGCAATTGTCACTTTTACAGGACAGAAGCAGCAAGTCAGAAGACCAGGAATCACTCAGAGAGACTAGTATTAGAAGTATGAAAAGTACATCTGACATGCAATTTTGCAATCAGGCTGAGGTGTCACACAGTAAGGACATTACAATTCAAATTTCCAATAAATCTTGTGTGAGCCAAAACTTAGAAGATGGTTTGTCTTTCATTGAACAGGGGAAAAAAGTTCTGGGTTCCCAGATCAATTCCCTTGCAAATAAAGTCATACAAGTTTACAGATCACTCAATGATTTGCAGATGTTAAGGCCTAATTTATCAGAAGATCTTCTCCTTGGCCATGAAACTGTGCGGGGGTTGGAGATGACAGTTAAG